The Coffea eugenioides isolate CCC68of chromosome 8, Ceug_1.0, whole genome shotgun sequence genome has a segment encoding these proteins:
- the LOC113780476 gene encoding protein FAR1-RELATED SEQUENCE 5-like, whose translation MGQDGVLKTHDMVQETEKGKMGMDGCGRLMSFDLNQEPECDRDTCSEESGGSIGGHEDEEADELVGAIGVDDVMKLTFDTEEAGEFYNLYAKLSGFGIRKSNAKRDEDGISRFRKWVCCCEGYRNEKWFNYEDRKRKAKAIRRTGCGACFRVKYDTESVKYVVTRFIMEHNHPLASEASVQHLRSYRKVSDAEYAQAKSLKLVGARICQIMKHFVIKAGGYSNVGFCIKDLYNRMDEERRKDIFNGDAEGALGFLAAKKDADDMFFYKYHVDNEGKLARLFWADSKSRVDFSVFGDVLVFDTTYKTNKYRKPLVVLAGVNNHLNSTIFGCALLSDERIETYEWVLSTFVEAMKGRKPVAVMTDGDSAMRRAIKNLLPDACHRLCSWHLHRNARSNIRCEEFNNRLYDLMARKFSTLEFEDRWARLVNECGVVENEWVKKLYRRRRLWAEAYLRGHFFAGMRSTQRCEKMNAFLNEYLNEKMRLYEFVRSFDLAIAWLRHTESKAVHTSENTKPVLTTILPELEGSAAVVFTRNVFFMVRKHLNRQGLLISEGWSEDGGSRTYYYSKYGGHEISWRVVYDRSMEKLICSCMKFESKGIPCAHMFRVMVVEGMNRIPEACISKRLTKGVYSTNNGMKAFVADEQLTQMARYGTLKSSCNSMCYYASYMDDAFNDLQQMFDKHSVDLKEKWIESGYGGDGFAMDSRVMNDRSRRTFGLLDPRVSRCKGDHKHGETKKKRKCGYCRQATTNEHAHTKRIRTTQQFMMIIWKIVWMNRWKNQLKLVRGGATQANGEDKHLHHKHAVAVEGTQVTNKEVQEKDEAQLL comes from the exons ATGGGGCAGGATGGGGTGCTTAAAACTCATGACATGGTGCAGGAAACAGAGAAGGGAAAAATGGGGATGGATGGTTGCGGCAGGTTAATGTCATTTGACCTTAACCAAGAACCTGAGTGTGACCGAGACACATGCAGTGAAGAAAGCGGTGGTTCAATAGGAGGACACGAAGATGAGGAGGCAGATGAATTGGTGGGCGCAATAGGCGTGGATGACGTAATGAAATTAACATTTGACACGGAAGAAGCTGGGGAATTTTATAATTTGTATGCGAAACTAAGCGGATTTGGGATTCGTAAAAGTAATGCCAAACGAGATGAAGATGGCATTTCAAGATTTAGAAAATGGGTATGTTGCTGTGAAGGTTATAGGAATGAAAAGTGGTTTAATTATGAAGACcggaaaagaaaagcaaaagcaatCAGAAGGACCGGGTGTGGGGCTTGCTTTCGCGTGAAATATGACACAGAATCGGTAAAGTATGTGGTGACACGTTTCATTATGGAGCACAATCACCCGCTGGCATCAGAGGCAAGTGTGCAACACCTTAGGTCATATAGAAAAGTGAGCGATGCAGAATATGCGCAGGCAAAAAGTCTAAAGTTGGTTGGGGCCAGAATATGCCAGATAATGAAACATTTTGTTATCAAAGCCGGAGGGTATAGTAACGTGGGATTTTGCATTAAGGATCTGTATAACCGAATGGACGAGGAACGTAGAAAAGATATTTTTAATGGCGATGCAGAAGGGGCACTTGGGTTCTTGGCAGCGAAGAAGGATGccgatgacatgttcttttatAAATATCATGTAGATAACGAAGGAAAATTGGCAAGGTTGTTTTGGGCAGATTCTAAATCTCGTGTGGACTTCAGTGTATTTGGAGATGTATTGGTGTTTGATACaacatacaaaacaaataaataccgCAAGCCACTAGTTGTACTTGCAGGGGTAAACAACCATTTGAACAGTACTATTTTCGGCTGTGCACTGTTATCAGATGAGAGGATTGAAACATATGAATGGGTGCTAAGTACATTTGTAGAGGCTATGAAAGGTAGAAAGCCAGTAGCAGTGATGACAGATGGGGACAGTGCAATGCGAAGAGCGATAAAGAATCTTCTCCCGGATGCTTGTCACAGGCTATGTTCGTGGCACTTGCATAGGAATGCACGGAGTAATATTCGCTGCGAGGAGTTTAATAACAGGTTGTATGACCTGATGGCGAGAAAGTTTAGCACTCTTGAGTTTGAGGATCGCTGGGCTAGGTTAGTTAATGAATGTGGGGTGGTAGAGAATGAGTGGGTGAAGAAGTTGTACCGTAGGAGAAGGTTATGGGCAGAGGCCTATTTACGCGGTCATTTTTTTGCAGGTATGAGAAGCACTCAAAGGTGTGAGAAAATGAATGCTTTTTTGAATGAGTACTTGAATGAAAAAATGCGACTATATGAATTCGTTAGAAGTTTTGATTTGGCAATAGCATGGCTTCGACATACTGAGAGCAAAGCAGTTCACACAAGCGAAAACACAAAACCAGTCTTAACCACAATCCTGCCCGAATTAGAGGGGAGCGCAGCGGTGGTGTTTACAAGGAATGTGTTCTTCATGGTGAGGAAGCATTTGAACAGGCAGGGACTTCTAATTTCTGAGGGCTGGAGCGAGGATGGAGGGAGTCGTACATATTATTACTCGAAATATGGTGGACACGAAATTAGTTGGAGGGTGGTTTATGATAGGTCAATGGAGAAGCTAATCTGCTCTTGCATGAAATTCGAGTCAAAGGGGATTCCTTGTGCTCACATGTTTCGCGTGATGGTGGTAGAAGGAATGAACAGGATCCCAGAAGCATGCATTTCGAAGCGGTTGACAAAGGGAGTTTACAGTACTAATAATGGAATGAAAGCATTTGTTGCAGACGAACAGCTGACACAAATGGCCAGATATGGCACTTTAAAGTCGAGCTGTAATAGTATGTGTTACTATGCGTCCTACATGGATGATGCGTTTAATGACCTGCAGCAGATGTTTGACAAGCATTCTGTGGACCTAAAGGAGAAGTGGATTGAAAGTGGATATGGGGGAGACGGATTTGCAATGGATTCAAGAGTGATGAACGATAGAAGTAGAAGAACATTCGGGCTGTTAGATCCCAGGGTGTCCCGGTGTAAAGGTGATCACAAGCATGgagaaacaaagaagaaaagaaagtgtgGTTATTGCAG GCAGGCCACAACCAACGAACATGCCCATACAAAAAGAATTCGCACAACACAGCAGTTCATGATGATCATATGGAAAATTGTTTGGATGAATCGCTGGAAAAATCAATTGAAATTGGTACGGGGTGGAGCGACTCAGGCGAATGGAGAGGACAAGCATTTGCACCACAAGCATGCGGTAGCGGTGGAAGGGACACAGGTGACCAACAAAGAAGTCCAGGAGAAAGATGAGGCACAACTGCTGTGA
- the LOC113780475 gene encoding cytosolic sulfotransferase 15-like produces MDEFQELLQTIPKEVNWDGRWLYYYNNFWCPGAVLKSTIFFQRNFKAKDSDIILASIPKSGTTWLKSLSFSIINRKKCTIPESPLLITNPHDLVRSMEFGLFLNSENPDLEAFSCPRVFSTHLPYHALPQSILNTKCRIIYICRNPLDQFMSLWHFLLENSSEDQQKALPIDEAVELFCKGLYPFGPVWDHAEGYWNASLNDVQKVVFLKYEDLKIDATSHVKMLAEFLGFPFSAEEVENGVVEEIVKLCSLENLKNLEVNKNGVVKSSTVKVKARSFFRKGEVGDWKNFLNNSMAERYKKIMEEKLGKSGLVFELF; encoded by the coding sequence ATGGATGAATTTCAAGAATTGCTACAAACAATTCCTAAAGAAGTAAACTGGGATGGCCGGTGGCTATACTACTACAACAATTTTTGGTGTCCAGGAGCAGTGCTTAAATCCACAATTTTCTTTCAAAGAAACTTCAAAGCTAAGGATTCCGACATTATCTTAGCATCCATCCCTAAATCAGGCACCACTTGGCTAAAATCACTAAGCTTTAGCATCATCAACCGCAAGAAGTGCACAATACCAGAGAGCCCTCTCCTCATCACCAATCCTCATGATCTTGTAAGATCCATGGAGTTTGGCTTATTTCTGAATTCCGAAAATCCTGATCTTGAGGCCTTCTCATGTCCAAGAGTTTTCTCAACGCATCTACCCTACCATGCCCTTcctcaatcaattttgaataccAAATGTCGCATAATTTATATATGTAGAAACCCTTTGGATCAGTTCATGTCTCTCTGGCactttttgcttgaaaatagTAGTGAAGATCAGCAAAAAGCACTTCCTATTGATGAAGCTGTTGAATTATTTTGCAAAGGCTTATACCCTTTTGGTCCCGTTTGGGATCATGCTGAGGGGTACTGGAATGCAAGCCTAAATGATGTTCAAAAGGTGGTGTTTCTCAAGTACGAGGATCTCAAAATAGATGCAACTTCTCACGTAAAGATGCTAGCAGAGTTCTTGGGATTTCCTTTTTCTGCAGAGGAAGTTGAAAATGGTGTAGTCGAAGAAATAGTTAAGCTTTGTAGCTTAGAGAATCTCAAGAATTTGGAGGTGAACAAGAATGGTGTTGTTAAATCTTCAACTGTTAAGGTTAAGGCTCGCTCCTTTTTCAGAAAGGGAGAAGTTGGAGATtggaaaaattttctcaatAATTCCATGGCAGAACGTTACAAGAAGATTATGGAAGAAAAGTTGGGAAaatctggtttggtatttgaaCTGTTCTAA